Proteins from a genomic interval of Ramlibacter algicola:
- the rpiA gene encoding ribose-5-phosphate isomerase RpiA: MTQDELKGLVGQAALQYVVPGEIVGVGTGSTVNRFIEALASMKDRIPGAVSSSVASTERLRAIGVRVFDANEVGELSVYIDGADEIDGRGHMVKGGGAALTREKIVAAQSRRFVCIADESKLVEALGAFPIPVEVIPMATARITRQFAAMGGQARLRAKDGAPLVTDNGQHILDVSGLRVTDPLRFESDVNQWPGVVTVGVFAHQKAAVCLLGTAKGVRTIEY, translated from the coding sequence GTGACCCAGGATGAATTGAAGGGCCTGGTCGGCCAGGCCGCCTTGCAGTACGTGGTGCCCGGCGAGATCGTGGGCGTCGGCACCGGGTCGACGGTGAACAGGTTCATCGAGGCCCTCGCCTCCATGAAGGACCGCATTCCCGGCGCGGTGTCCAGCTCGGTGGCGTCGACCGAGCGCCTGCGCGCGATCGGCGTGCGCGTGTTCGATGCCAACGAGGTCGGCGAGCTGTCGGTCTACATCGATGGCGCCGACGAGATCGACGGCCGCGGCCACATGGTCAAGGGCGGCGGCGCGGCGCTCACGCGCGAGAAGATCGTCGCGGCGCAATCGCGGCGCTTCGTCTGCATCGCGGACGAGAGCAAGCTGGTGGAGGCGCTGGGCGCGTTCCCGATCCCGGTGGAAGTGATCCCGATGGCCACGGCGCGCATCACGCGCCAGTTCGCCGCCATGGGCGGGCAGGCCCGCCTGCGCGCCAAGGACGGCGCGCCGCTGGTGACCGACAACGGCCAGCACATCCTCGACGTGTCCGGCCTGCGCGTCACCGACCCGCTGCGCTTCGAGAGCGACGTCAACCAGTGGCCCGGGGTGGTGACGGTGGGCGTGTTCGCGCACCAGAAGGCCGCCGTGTGCCTGCTGGGCACGGCCAAAGGCGTGCGGACGATCGAGTACTGA